In Castanea sativa cultivar Marrone di Chiusa Pesio chromosome 6, ASM4071231v1, a single window of DNA contains:
- the LOC142639443 gene encoding uncharacterized protein LOC142639443: MVETIDAIIEEREELMVSPTGGNPTLRIAHFLKPSVTSTEGLPSPFLSAEPTISEIENLPMKVCFRGWQRPNERWKMWVASLHSKYQSIWKESGIYEAIMCSKYSICKHQDLILGLAGKWCPKTNTFIFSWGEATVTLEDMMALGGYSVLGNSVLSPLITKEMEEIHETLLEGYTTVAKTNRIAYVGLHAWLEHFMGSGSKFEHEAFLSYWLCKFVFPMPLYRIEKKIFPIAIHLARGRIALAPAVLSSIYTDLGLLKEKLVASTKLDTKEVLNLSAPFQLVQLWAWERFPALRPNPISITQCEPRPARWSKLKKVSIENVRLAIDSAGESFQWRPYAIAANHNWLFPKFYGEKEQWVSVDAALDKELASFALCIRVCELLGLHCIQQYLPHRVAMQFGIDQDLPGPVARYNTSPDNVWSHYNRSIGDAKLYVPPRLFEADVTKGYFEWWKQSMSTQKDAIKNFVTRPRDSRRIPRVYYGKMENYNVFVPPSSSVESFKVDTVKETKLLGTFSEKRLVIDDKPLPVFLSQKMSHSTPDDGAPKQDLLMKPEAKNIQGEGSMGEAEKSLADATVTEVGHPTNIGVHVKDNNEESSSSCKTEIPGLELEARISRLERVVAELKAARAINKFEYKLAK, encoded by the coding sequence ATGGTTGAAACAATAGATGCCATTATTGAGGAGAGAGAGGAGCTCATGGTGTCACCAACTGGTGGCAACCCAACTCTCAGAATAGCCCATTTTCTTAAACCCTCTGTGACTTCCACTGAAGGCCTTCCTTCACCTTTTCTCTCTGCTGAACCCACCATTTCTGAGATTGAAAATTTGCCTATGAAGGTTTGTTTCAGAGGTTGGCAACGTCCAAATGAGAGGTGGAAAATGTGGGTTGCAAGCTTGCATTCTAAGTACCAATCCATATGGAAGGAAAGTGGAATATATGAAGCAATTATGTGCTCCAAATATTCAATATGTAAACACCAAGATTTAATTCTTGGTCTTGCTGGAAAATGGTGTCCTAAGACCAACACATTCATCTTCTCTTGGGGAGAAGCCACTGTTACTTTGGAAGATATGATGGCTTTAGGGGGCTACTCTGTTTTGGGTAACTCTGTTTTAAGCCCTCTTATTACCAAAGAGATGGAAGAAATTCATGAAACCTTGCTTGAAGGATACACAACAGTTGCAAAAACTAATAGAATCGCCTACGTTGGTTTGCATGCCTGGTTGGAACATTTTATGGGGAGTGGGAGCAAATTTGAGCATGAAGCATTCCTTTCATATTGGTTGTGTAAGTTTGTCTTCCCAATGCCTCTTTATCgcattgaaaagaaaatttttccaaTTGCAATACATTTAGCTAGAGGAAGAATTGCGCTTGCACCAGCAGTCCTCTCCAGTATTTATACTGATTTGGGTTTGCTGAAAGAGAAATTAGTTGCCTCAACAAAATTGGATACTAAAGAGGTGCTTAATCTTTCTGCACCTTTTCAATTGGTCCAgctttgggcttgggagagaTTCCCAGCATTACGGCCAAATCCCATATCCATCACACAATGTGAGCCAAGGCCTGCCCGCTGGTCCAAACTGAAAAAAGTGAGCATTGAGAATGTGAGGTTGGCCATAGACTCTGCTGGAGAAAGTTTTCAGTGGCGCCCTTATGCTATAGCAGCAAATCATAATTGGTTGTTTCCTAAGTTCTATGGAGAAAAAGAACAGTGGGTGTCAGTTGATGCTGCTTTGGACAAAGAGTTGGCGTCGTTTGCTCTATGCATAAGAGTCTGTGAGCTTCTTGGACTACACTGCATTCAACAGTACCTCCCACACCGAGTTGCAATGCAATTTGGAATCGATCAAGATCTTCCAGGTCCTGTTGCTCGATACAATACGAGCCCTGATAATGTTTGGAGCCATTACAATAGGTCAATTGGAGATGCAAAATTGTACGTACCACCACGGCTTTTTGAGGCAGATGTTACCAAGGGATACTTTGAGTGGTGGAAACAATCAATGTCTACTCAGAAAGATGCAATTAAGAATTTTGTTACTCGACCTAGAGATTCAAGAAGGATTCCCCGAGTTTATTATGGAAAGATGGAAAATTACAATGTCTTTGTTCCACCTAGTTCTTCTGTAGAAAGTTTTAAAGTGGATACTGTCAAGGAAACTAAACTCCTAGGAACTTTTAGTGAGAAAAGACTGGTTATTGATGATAAGCCTTTGCCAGtctttttatctcaaaaaatgtCACACTCAACACCAGATGATGGAGCTCCTAAACAGGACTTGCTGATGAAACCAGAGGCAAAGAACATCCAGGGTGAAGGTTCAATGGGGGAAGCAGAGAAAAGTCTGGCAGATGCAACTGTGACAGAAGTGGGACATCCAACCAACATTGGAGTGCATGTCAAAGACAATAATGAGGAAAGCAGTAGCAGTTGCAAAACTGAGATTCCAGGATTGGAGCTTGAGGCTCGGATAAGCAGGCTTGAAAGAGTAGTTGCTGAGCTAAAAGCAGCAAGAGCTATTAACAAGTTTGAGTACAAGCTTGCCAAATAG